The nucleotide window AACGGCAACACACCGACTCTTCGTAGTGCCCAGTCGACTACCATACACACGCCCAGTAGTATCGAGAAGAACACGAGATCATAGCGGACGCCGGCGAGGAATGCGATTCCCGCTACGACACCGGCGACTCCGTAGCTAACTGACTCCCACTGTCGGCGTCCGAGACGACACCAGTCCCGTTCTATCGGGACGTACCCCGCGAACACGACTCCGTGACAACCGCACAGTGCAGCCACGTACGGGTGACTACTGGACACGTGGACGGCGATGAAGAACAGAGCAGCCGAAACACCGATATTGAGCAGAGCGGTGTACATCGGTCGAGATCACACGAGTGGTGACGTGCAGTCGTTCCCCCCGTCTGATCGAGACGGTCCAGACCAGTTCGCACGCTCTCTCTGGTCGAACACACGACACTGTACCCAAACGAGCGATCAAAAGTCTTGTCGAATATCACTCACAATCTGTGGCCTGATGGGTGTCCCACAGCCCAGCGACAGCAGTTTACTCGTGGGCGAGTCACCCACGCGCCAGCGGCGCAGTCATGCAGTGGACGCCGCCGTAGCCGCTCCGGAGCGCCTCCATCGGGAGGCCGGTGCCGTCGGGGACGATCTCGACGCCTGCGTCGCGGAGTCGTCGGATCGTCTCGTTTCGTTCCGGGTCGAACGCGCCGTCCTCGTCGGGGTAGTAGATCGGGAGGACAGTCCGGTCCGACAGCGTGAGGAAGTTAGTGCCGACCGCGCGTTCCGCGTGGGGGACGGCAACGAGGTCGAAGCCGTGATGGTCGAGGTAGTCGGCGAGCGAGCAGTCGCGGTCGTGGTGGTAGCCGTCGCCGTCGCGGACGAACACCTCGACGGTGGCGGCCTCGACGAGCGGCTCCCGTCCGACGGCCAGGTCGTGGCCGGCGACGTTGAACCAAGTGTCGAGGTGCATGATCTCCATCTCCGCTTCTCTGTCGTCGCCAGCGTGGCGCGCCCGGCTCCGGCGGTCGGCCGCCAACGGCGCTCGGACGAGCCCAACCTCCGAGTGGCCGACGGCGTCGGCGGCCAACAGCTCTCGTGCGGCCGCCCGGCTCGTTCGGACCACTCGGTCACCGTCCGGGCGGTCGGCGGAGACGCCGAAGAGGCCGAACTCCCCGGCGGGGAGGTAGTCGCCGCCCTCCAACGGGCCGGTCGACACCCGGTGGACGGGGTCGACGGCCCGCGCGACGATTTCCCGTTCCCGGCGTCTGGTGTCGGTGGCGGCGGCACACAGCACGTGCCCCCGCGGGGTGGTGATCTGTTGGTCGCGTTGGAAGTAGAGGTTCGACGCCGGCTCGTCGAACACCAGCCGGGACGTCTCTAGGCGCCCGGGGTCGAGGTCGCCGGCCAGCGAGTCGGTCTCGTCGTCGTGCGGGGCGGCGCCGAGCCGGGTGACGCGCGCGCCGGCGGCGATCAACTGGAGCTGTTGACGAGACGAGAGCCCACGGAGCGTCTCGTGGAGCTGTCGTTCGACCGTCTCGCGGCGGTCGTCACGGAGCCCGTCCGTGTCGACGGCCACCGTCTCGGCGACCAGTCCCGACAGTTGGCCGGCGGCGGCCAACTCGTCGGTGAGCGTTCTGACGGTGACGCCGGCGTCCTCCAGGGCCGCGACGAGCCGTCCGTGTTCTCGTCTGGCGGCCTCCAGGGAGAACCCCCTTCGAAAGAGGTTCGGCAACGGGTCGACCACCCCGGCGAGCGTCTCGAACCCGGGCTCGTGAACCCGGACGGCGGTCAACGGCTCCCACTCCGCCTCGACGGTTTCCTTCATCGACGGTCCGTTGCAACCTCGGACACAAATCGTTACTCGTATTTGAAAGACAAGCTACACGATTGCGGCCGCGCTCACTCGGCGTCAGCGTCGGACGGGGACCGACTCCTCTGGAGACGGAGGGATAGAGAGACGTCGTGATCTCACTGGCCGTCGACGGTGGTGCGGTGGTACACGGAGCCACGAGCGTCGGTGGAGACCAGGAACGAGAACGACACTACCGTGGGTCGGTCACGTCTCTGTCCTCGCGGTAGGTTGCGTACCGCCACGCGTACTCCTCCCACTCCTCTGTGAAGTGATCGACAGCGTCGTCGACTGTCTCCTTGGAGCGACGAGTCCGCTCCTACCGCGCGCTGCGAGACGCCGGCTACAGCGACCTCACGACCGTCAGACGCGAGGACGTCGCAGCGGAGTTCAACCACAGACAGTTCGCGGTCGTCGACTACCTCCGGGAGGAGTCGGCCGACTCGATCCGCGACCTGGCGCGCGAACTCGGCTTCGACGAGGAGGACATCTCCGAGGATCTCCAGTTGTTGTCCCGTCTCGAAGTCGTCACGTGCGAGACGGACGGGCGGGCGAAGGTGCCTCGCCCGAAGAGAGAACACGTCTCCGTCGAACCGCTCGTCTGACGCGCTCTCTGCCGTCCCTCACGTTCGACCGTTACCTTCCTCCCTCTCGGTTCAGGAAGAAAGAGAGACTCTTGACCCTGGACCGACAAGTCCGACGCGACGGTGCGTCGCCGGCGGGCGGCGACGCGCCGAGCGAGCACGAATGACACGCACACGACGGCCGCGGACGGGGGTCCGGGGCTACGAGACGGGCGAGACGCGCAGGAGGTGTCGCGGGTGACGGACGGCGGACTGTTCGCGCCCGAGCGGGTGGCCGTCGTCGGCGCGACGGAGCGGGACGGCTCCGTCGGCCGGGCGGTGACGGCGAACCTGTTGGCGGACTTCGACGGCGAGGTGGTGCCGGTGAACCCCAACCGGGAGACGGTGTTGGGCGAGCCGTGTGTCGCGGCCGTCGGCGACAGCGGCGCCGATCTGGCGATCGTCGCCATCCCGCCGGAGCCGGCGGTGGAGGCCGTCCGGGCGGCGGGCGAGGCGGGGATCACCAACCTCGTCGTGTTGACGGCCGGCTTCGGCGAGACCGGCAGCGAGGGAGCCACCCGGGAGCAACGGCTCCGGGAGATCGCCGCGGAGTACGACCTGACGCTCGTCGGCCCGAACAGTCTGGGGATCGCCAGCACGCCCGTCGGGCTGAACGCGACGTTCGGCCCGTCGATGCCCGATCCGGGCGGGATCTCCTTCATGAGCCAGTCGGGGGCGTTCGTCACCGCGGTGATCGACTGGGCGTTCGAGCAGGACATCGGCTTCAGATACGTCGTCTCGCTGGGCAACAAGGCGGTCGTCGACGAGACGGACCTGGTCGCCGACTGGGGCGACGACGACGGGACGGACGTGATCGTCGGCTACCTAGAGAGCGTCGAGGACGGCGAGGCGTTCGTGGAGACGGCCCGCGAGGTGACGAAGGAGACGCCGGTCGTCGCGGTCAAGTCCGGCCGGACGGAGGCTGGCGCGGGGGCGGCCGCGAGCCACACGGGCGCTATCGCCGGCAACGAGCGGGCCTACGAGGTGGGGTTCCGCGAGGCGGGCGTCCTGCGAGCGGAGTCGACGGGAGAGCTGTTCGACGCCGCTCGGGCGTTGTCGGGCCAACCGTTGCCGAAGACGGACGGCGTGGCGGTCGTGACGAACGCCGGCGGGCCGGGCGTGATGGCGACGGACGCCATCGGCGACGCGGAGTCGTTGTCGCTGGCGGATCTCTCGGACGAGACGGTCGACCGACTCGCGGAGGTGTTGCCGGCGGAGGCCAACCGGTTCAACCCGGTCGACGTGATCGGGGACGCGGACGTCGACCGGTTCCGGGACGCGTTGGAGGTGACGCTCGCGGACGACGGCGTCGGCGCGGCCGTCGTGTTGTCGGCTCCGACGG belongs to Halobaculum sp. MBLA0143 and includes:
- a CDS encoding arginine deiminase family protein gives rise to the protein MKETVEAEWEPLTAVRVHEPGFETLAGVVDPLPNLFRRGFSLEAARREHGRLVAALEDAGVTVRTLTDELAAAGQLSGLVAETVAVDTDGLRDDRRETVERQLHETLRGLSSRQQLQLIAAGARVTRLGAAPHDDETDSLAGDLDPGRLETSRLVFDEPASNLYFQRDQQITTPRGHVLCAAATDTRRREREIVARAVDPVHRVSTGPLEGGDYLPAGEFGLFGVSADRPDGDRVVRTSRAAARELLAADAVGHSEVGLVRAPLAADRRSRARHAGDDREAEMEIMHLDTWFNVAGHDLAVGREPLVEAATVEVFVRDGDGYHHDRDCSLADYLDHHGFDLVAVPHAERAVGTNFLTLSDRTVLPIYYPDEDGAFDPERNETIRRLRDAGVEIVPDGTGLPMEALRSGYGGVHCMTAPLARG
- a CDS encoding transcriptional regulator, with the protein product MERRVRSYRALRDAGYSDLTTVRREDVAAEFNHRQFAVVDYLREESADSIRDLARELGFDEEDISEDLQLLSRLEVVTCETDGRAKVPRPKREHVSVEPLV
- a CDS encoding acetate--CoA ligase family protein — encoded protein: MTDGGLFAPERVAVVGATERDGSVGRAVTANLLADFDGEVVPVNPNRETVLGEPCVAAVGDSGADLAIVAIPPEPAVEAVRAAGEAGITNLVVLTAGFGETGSEGATREQRLREIAAEYDLTLVGPNSLGIASTPVGLNATFGPSMPDPGGISFMSQSGAFVTAVIDWAFEQDIGFRYVVSLGNKAVVDETDLVADWGDDDGTDVIVGYLESVEDGEAFVETAREVTKETPVVAVKSGRTEAGAGAAASHTGAIAGNERAYEVGFREAGVLRAESTGELFDAARALSGQPLPKTDGVAVVTNAGGPGVMATDAIGDAESLSLADLSDETVDRLAEVLPAEANRFNPVDVIGDADVDRFRDALEVTLADDGVGAAVVLSAPTATLSFDELATAITEVQADAELPVAACLMGGERADESSGVLSAAGIPTYFDPSRAVGSLDTLARYREIRERPTPEPERFDVDRERVHEVLSRVRDRSDNRLGVESMEILDAYGVPTPDGEIVDSPADAATVAAGIDGPVVMKIVSPDIVHKSDIGGVAVGIADDEVRDTYERLVTRARNYQPDATVLGVQVQASIDLDAGVETIVGVNRDPQFGPLVVFGLGGIFVETLEDTAASLAPVDERAAREMTEEIQAAPLLRGARGREPTDLDAVVETIQRLSQLADDFPAILELDVNPLVATPEGVQAVDLRLTVDPEQLGEAPTTTDTPVEATDGGESQ